A region of Salirhabdus salicampi DNA encodes the following proteins:
- a CDS encoding small acid-soluble spore protein H, whose product MDAQRAQEIMSSPSMANVTYNGNHVYIEHVDQGAGKATVHPIDNPEHKQSVSVEELLEQ is encoded by the coding sequence GTGGATGCACAAAGAGCACAAGAAATTATGTCATCACCTTCAATGGCCAATGTAACGTATAACGGAAATCATGTTTATATTGAACATGTCGATCAAGGGGCAGGTAAAGCAACCGTACATCCCATTGATAATCCGGAACACAAACAAAGTGTTTCTGTAGAAGAATTATTGGAGCAATAA